A region from the Lycium barbarum isolate Lr01 chromosome 8, ASM1917538v2, whole genome shotgun sequence genome encodes:
- the LOC132607181 gene encoding anthocyanidin 3-O-glucosyltransferase-like → MTTSQLHIALLAFPFGSHAAPLLTLVQKLSPFLPSDTIFSFFNTSQSNTSIFSKSSKPDNLKIYNVWDGVKEGNATPFGREAIELFIQSTPTNFVKSMKEAEEETGVKFSCIFSDAFLWFSCELAETMNVPWIAFWTAGSCSLSIHLYTDLIRSNDETLSKIPGFLSSLRMSDMPPEVVAENLEGPMPSMLYKMALNLHKADGVVLNSFEELDPIINKDLKSKLQKILNIGPLVLQSSKKVQVDANSDESGCIEWLEKQNEKSVVYLSFGTVTTLSPNEIVAIAEALETKRVPFIWSLRDNGVKILPKGFLERTEEFGKIVSWAPQLEILEHSSVGVFVTHCGWNSILEGISYGVPMICRPFFGDQKLNSRMVESVWQIGLQIEGGSFTKSGTMNALDTFFNEQKGKVLRQNVEGLKEKALEAVKSDNGSSTKDFKVLVELIKCHKAT, encoded by the coding sequence ATGACTACTTCTCAACTTCACATTGCACTCCTTGCTTTCCCTTTTGGCAGCCATGCAGCTCCTTTACTCACACTTGTCCAAAAGCTCTCTCCATTTTTACCATCAGACACAATTTTTTCCTTCTTCAACACATCACAATCCAACACCTCAATCTTCTCTAAATCTTCAAAACCAGACAACCTCAAAATCTACAATGTTTGGGATGGTGTCAAAGAAGGAAATGCCACCCCTTTTGGTCGTGAGGCAATTGAACTCTTCATACAATCAACTCCAACTAATTTTGTTAAATCCATGAAAGAGGCAGAGGAGGAAACAGGGGTAAAATTTTCTTGCATTTTTAGTGATGCTTTTTTATGGTTTTCTTGTGAATTGGCTGAGACAATGAATGTCCCTTGGATTGCTTTTTGGACTGCTGGTTCTTGTTCATTGTCTATTCATTTGTACACTGATTTAATCCGATCGAACGACGAAACATTATCAAAAATCCCAGGATTTTTGTCAAGTTTAAGGATGAGTGACATGCCACCAGAAGTTGTAGCAGAGAATTTAGAAGGGCCAATGCCATCTATGCTTTATAAAATGGCATTAAATTTGCATAAAGCAGATGGTGTTGTACTTAATTCTTTTGAAGAACTGGATCCAATAATCAACAAAGATCTCAAATCCAAGCTCCAAAAGATACTCAACATTGGCCCTTTAGTTTTACAATCATCAAAAAAGGTACAAGTAGATGCTAATTCTGATGAAAGTGGATGCATTGAATGGCTAGAAAAGCAAAATGAAAAATCAGTTGTGTATCTTAGTTTTGGTACTGTTACAACACTATCCCCTAATGAAATTGTGGCAATAGCAGAAGCATTAGAAACCAAAAGGGTACCTTTTATTTGGTCATTAAGAGATAATGGGGTTAAGATTTTGCCCAAAGGGTTTCTTGAAAGAAcagaagaatttgggaaaatagttTCTTGGGCACCCCAATTGGAAATCTTGGAGCATTCATCTGTTGGTGTTTTTGTAACACATTGTGGATGGAATTCTATTTTAGAAGGCATATCATATGGTGTGCCTATGATTTGTAGGCCTTTTTTTGGTGACCAGAAACTGAATAGTAGAATGGTGGAGAGTGTTTGGCAAattggtttgcaaattgaaggTGGGAGTTTCACCAAAAGTGGAACAATGAATGCATTGGATACATTTTTCAATGAGCaaaaagggaaggtattaaggcAAAATGTTGAAGGGCTAAAAGAAAAAGCATTAGAAGCTGTGAAATCAGATAATGGGAGTTCAACTAAAGATTTCAAGGTTCTAGTGGAGCTAATTAAATGTCACAAGGCCACTTGA
- the LOC132607182 gene encoding uridine nucleosidase 1-like isoform X1 translates to MSISGSLPDVLVAPNDSLAKKREKIIIDTDPGIDDSMAILMAFQTPEVEILGLTTIFGNATTKDATRNALILCETAGFPDIPVAEGSLESLKRGKPRVAEFVHGSDGIGNLFLPSPNSKKIDKSASEFLVDKVSEYPGEVSILALGPLTNLALAVQRDSNFASKVKRVVILGGSFFALGNVNPAAEANIHGDPEAADIVFTSGANIDVVGINITTQVKMTDADLDELRQSEGKYAKFLCNMCKFYRDFHVKSDGIYGVFPHDPVTFVALVRPDLFTYKKGVVRVETQGICVGHTLLDQGLKKWNTSNPWTECSPVSVAWTVDVDEVLNYIKKTLMKQ, encoded by the exons ATGTCTATTTCTGGTAGTTTGCCTGATGTTTTGGTGGCTCCAAATGATTCTCTTGCTAAAAAACGTGAAAAAATCATCATAGATACTGATCCTGGCATTG ATGACAGCATGGCAATATTAATGGCATTCCAGACTCCAGAAGTTGAGATATTAGGCTTAACTACCATATTTGGAAATGCTACTACAAAAGATGCAACACGAAATGCATTAATTTTG TGTGAGACTGCAGGATTTCCAGATATCCCAGTGGCGGAGGGTAGCCTTGAATCTTTGAAG AGAGGGAAGCCACGTGTTGCAGAGTTTGTTCATGGTTCAGATGGAATAGGCAACTTATTCTTACCTTCTCCAAATTCTAAGAAAATTGATAAATCTGCATCTGAATTTCTGGTGGATAAAGTATCCGAATATCCTGGTGAAGTATCTATACTTGCATTAGGACCACTTACAAATCTAGCTTTG GCTGTTCAGAGGGACTCAAACTTTGCAAGCAAGGTGAAGAGGGTGGTAATACTTGGCGGTTCCTTTTTTGCTTTGGGAAATGTTAATCCTGCTGCAGAAGCAAAT ATACATGGTGATCCAGAGGCTGCAGATATTGTGTTTACCTCAGGAGCaaatattgatgttgttggtatcaACATTACCACACAAGTCAAAATGACAG ATGCTGACCTGGATGAACTGAGGCAATCCGAAGGAAAATATGCTAAGTTTTTGTGCAACATGTGCAAATTTTACCGAGATTTTCATGTAAAGTCAGATGGCATATATG GAGTTTTTCCTCATGATCCTGTCACGTTTGTGGCTCTAGTTCGACCTGACCTCTTCACGTACAAGAAAGGCGTTGTGAGGGTTGAGACACAAGGCATTTGTGTTGGTCACACGCTCTTGGACCAAGGCCTAAAGAA GTGGAATACGAGCAATCCGTGGACAGAGTGTTCTCCAGTTTCAGTTGCGTGGACAGTTGATGTGGATGAAGTTCTGAATTATATAAAGAAAACATTAATGAAACAATGA
- the LOC132607182 gene encoding uridine nucleosidase 1-like isoform X2, with protein sequence MSISGSLPDVLVAPNDSLAKKREKIIIDTDPGIDDSMAILMAFQTPEVEILGLTTIFGNATTKDATRNALILCETAGFPDIPVAEGSLESLKRGKPRVAEFVHGSDGIGNLFLPSPNSKKIDKSASEFLVDKVSEYPGEVSILALGPLTNLALAVQRDSNFASKVKRVVILGGSFFALGNVNPAAEANIHGDPEAADIVFTSGANIDVVGINITTQVKMTDADLDELRQSEGKYAKFLCNMCKFYRDFHVKSDGIYGVFPHDPVTFVALVRPDLFTYKKGVVRVETQGICVGHTLLDQGLKKINLIM encoded by the exons ATGTCTATTTCTGGTAGTTTGCCTGATGTTTTGGTGGCTCCAAATGATTCTCTTGCTAAAAAACGTGAAAAAATCATCATAGATACTGATCCTGGCATTG ATGACAGCATGGCAATATTAATGGCATTCCAGACTCCAGAAGTTGAGATATTAGGCTTAACTACCATATTTGGAAATGCTACTACAAAAGATGCAACACGAAATGCATTAATTTTG TGTGAGACTGCAGGATTTCCAGATATCCCAGTGGCGGAGGGTAGCCTTGAATCTTTGAAG AGAGGGAAGCCACGTGTTGCAGAGTTTGTTCATGGTTCAGATGGAATAGGCAACTTATTCTTACCTTCTCCAAATTCTAAGAAAATTGATAAATCTGCATCTGAATTTCTGGTGGATAAAGTATCCGAATATCCTGGTGAAGTATCTATACTTGCATTAGGACCACTTACAAATCTAGCTTTG GCTGTTCAGAGGGACTCAAACTTTGCAAGCAAGGTGAAGAGGGTGGTAATACTTGGCGGTTCCTTTTTTGCTTTGGGAAATGTTAATCCTGCTGCAGAAGCAAAT ATACATGGTGATCCAGAGGCTGCAGATATTGTGTTTACCTCAGGAGCaaatattgatgttgttggtatcaACATTACCACACAAGTCAAAATGACAG ATGCTGACCTGGATGAACTGAGGCAATCCGAAGGAAAATATGCTAAGTTTTTGTGCAACATGTGCAAATTTTACCGAGATTTTCATGTAAAGTCAGATGGCATATATG GAGTTTTTCCTCATGATCCTGTCACGTTTGTGGCTCTAGTTCGACCTGACCTCTTCACGTACAAGAAAGGCGTTGTGAGGGTTGAGACACAAGGCATTTGTGTTGGTCACACGCTCTTGGACCAAGGCCTAAAGAA GATAAACCTTATTATGTAG
- the LOC132608303 gene encoding uncharacterized protein LOC132608303, whose product MSSVHSSTVLAETMSWYCALFLAMMLVLSCCESSESDQFIVQMKQGMKRACDEIYVVREGETLHTISEKCGDPFIVEENPHIHDPDDVFPGLVIKITPFKFL is encoded by the coding sequence ATGTCTAGTGTTCATTCATCTACCGTCTTAGCCGAGACGATGTCATGGTATTGTGCATTGTTCTTGGCAATGATGTTGGTATTGAGTTGCTGTGAGTCCAGTGAGAGTGATCAATTCATAGTGCAAATGAAGCAAGGGATGAAGCGGGCATGTGATGAGATATATGTGGTGAGAGAAGGGGAAACATTGCATACAATAAGTGAAAAGTGTGGAGATCCTTTTATTGTTGAAGAGAATCCACATATTCATGATCCTGATGATGTTTTCCCTGGCTTAGTTATCAAGATTACTCCTTTCAAGTTtctgtaa